In the genome of Cronobacter malonaticus LMG 23826, one region contains:
- a CDS encoding alpha/beta hydrolase family protein, translated as MYRLTTFITTLLLSVAASADVGFHQFTIDSPATRPLDAAVWYPTYDNHAPETVGDNIVFSGVNVQRDATPAPGAHPVLLLSHGFGGNWRNLNWLAHAMAEQGYIVATVDHPGTTTRNKSPAQAQALWQRPKDVMRVLDALIASPEKTGKPDEQRIAAAGHSLGGWTVMELAGARFSAPRFLADCKSHPALGGCIVAHTLGIDLPGTQNRLAESQRDVRIKAVVSLDLGLARGFTPQSLAKVEIPVLVMSAGVDSDDVPAALESGYLAHALPGKFARAISVPGATHFSFMQLCKPGAAAVIDAQEPGEGIVCRDGAGFSREKIHQQLTTQISEFLNQTLRYQPPRGDIPPDSSPQSAKTRD; from the coding sequence ATGTATCGATTGACCACCTTTATTACAACTTTACTGTTAAGCGTCGCCGCGTCAGCGGATGTCGGCTTTCATCAGTTCACTATCGACTCGCCTGCCACGCGTCCACTGGATGCCGCCGTCTGGTACCCGACTTACGATAACCATGCGCCAGAGACGGTGGGTGATAACATCGTTTTTTCGGGCGTTAACGTGCAGCGTGACGCCACACCTGCGCCCGGCGCTCATCCGGTGCTGTTACTCTCACATGGCTTTGGCGGTAACTGGCGCAACCTGAACTGGCTGGCGCACGCGATGGCAGAGCAGGGGTATATTGTTGCTACGGTGGATCATCCGGGCACCACGACACGTAACAAATCGCCTGCTCAGGCGCAGGCGCTCTGGCAACGCCCTAAAGATGTAATGCGTGTGCTGGACGCGCTTATCGCCAGCCCGGAAAAAACCGGGAAACCTGATGAGCAGCGAATCGCTGCCGCCGGGCATTCACTGGGCGGATGGACGGTGATGGAACTGGCAGGCGCGCGGTTCTCTGCGCCGCGGTTTCTGGCGGATTGTAAAAGTCATCCAGCACTCGGTGGCTGCATCGTTGCCCATACGCTTGGTATCGATTTACCGGGCACGCAGAACCGGCTGGCGGAAAGCCAGCGCGATGTGCGAATCAAGGCCGTGGTGTCGTTAGATTTGGGGCTGGCGCGCGGCTTTACGCCGCAAAGCCTGGCGAAGGTGGAAATTCCTGTGCTGGTGATGAGCGCAGGTGTCGACAGCGACGACGTGCCTGCCGCGCTGGAGTCTGGCTATCTGGCCCACGCTCTGCCGGGCAAATTCGCCCGCGCTATTAGCGTGCCTGGCGCTACACACTTCAGTTTTATGCAGCTTTGTAAGCCAGGCGCGGCAGCCGTTATCGACGCGCAGGAGCCGGGAGAAGGGATTGTGTGCCGTGATGGTGCTGGCTTTAGCCGTGAGAAAATTCACCAGCAGCTCACGACGCAGATAAGCGAGTTTCTGAATCAGACGCTGCGTTATCAGCCGCCGCGCGGCGATATTCCACCGGACTCATCCCCACAATCCGCGAAAACTCGCGATTGA